The Vibrio cyclitrophicus sequence TTCCTTTCTCATTGTTCTGGTTATTTAGATGTGTCTTTTAGTATGGTTCACTTCTATTGGTTTTAGTGGGTAAATCCGATCTTTAGCGCTAAAAATCTAGGCTTAACTCACTAACTTTCAGGCAAAAAAATACCCCACCTATATAAGGAGGGGTATTGATAAGGCTCAATCACTTGCTGTAAGTGCTCTAACCTATAGTGATAAGAGAGGAACTACTCTGAGTCGTTGTGCTCTTCGTCCGCTAGCTCATCAATGATTTGATCAGCAAGCGCAGGGGCAAACCACTCATCCATCTTGGCACGCAGTTGGTCAACGCCGATGCCCTTCATTGAAGAGAAGACATCAACCGCAACATCACCACCGAAAGATTTCGCGTCGTTACGGATTTTCAGTAGCTGTGCTTTACGCGCACCACTTTTCAGTTTGTCTGCTTTTGTTAACAAAACCTGCACTGGGATACGGCTATCGATAGCCCAATAGATCATTTGTTGGTCAAGGTCTTTCATTGGGTGACGGATATCCATCAATACCACTAAACCTTTCAGGCTTTCACGTCGTTGTAGGTATTCACCTAACGACTTCTGCCATTTTTTCTTCATCTCAAGTGGTACTTGAGCAAAGCCATATCCAGGTAAATCGACGATATGACAACCGTCCGTTACCTTAAATAGGTTGATTAGCTGAGTTCGACCGGGTGTTTTACTGGTTTTCGCCAAGCTTTTTTGGTTTGTAACGCGATTTAGCGCGCTAGATTTACCAGCATTGGAGCGTCCTGCAAACGCAATTTCGATCCCTTCGTCTTCTGGTAAATGACGAATATCAGGTGCACTGGTAATGAAATGCGTGTTTTGATAATGAATTTTTACGCTCACTGTTAACTCCATCTCGACTTTGTGTAGTCGATTGATTACTTTTTTGTGAATTTGTGTAAAATAACCGTGCTCGGCATAAGGTCGCCTATTGTACCATGAGTGGCAACATAGAGTGGTACTGGAAGCTTGATAATTATAATGGAATGTCATGAAGAAATTAGCGCTAATTTTGAGTCTTTTAGCCAGCTGCTCAGTATGGGCTCAAGGTAGTATTGAAGCTGGTAAAGCCAAATCACAAACATGTGTTGCCTGCCACGGTGCTGACGGCAACAGTCTGATCACTCAGTACCCTAAGCTGGCTGGTCAACATGAGAAGTATCTAGAGAAGCAGTTAAAAGAGCTTAAGCTAGGTATGACAAGTGGTGGTAAGCAAGGTCGTTACGAACCTGTAATGGGTGCAATGGCGATGCCTTTATCTGAAGAAGATATGGCTGACCTAGCGGCATACTACGCCTCTCTACCTATCTCTAGTAACTCTACGCCTGAAAATGTAGTAGATGAAGGTAAGGTTCTTTACACAGCAGGTAACGCAGAACGCGGCGTAACGGCGTGTATTGCTTGTCATGGCCCTCGTGGTAATGGTACCGAACTTTCTGGTTTCCCTAAGATTTCAGGTCAACACGCAGATTACATCAAGGCTCAACTTGAAAAATTCCGTGATGGTGACCGTAATAACGACATGAATGCGATGATGCGTGATGTAGCTAAAAAGTTAACAGACGCTGATATTGATACCTTATCGAAGTACGTTGGTGGTTTACACTAATTTGTCGGTTTCTTGCTCTTAGCCAGAGTAAAGGAATGTACGTTCGAGCGAGATTGAAGAGACGCCCCGATCAGTAATGGTCGGGGCGTTTTCTTTTGTATTGGTTTTATTAATGTATTTTGTGTTTGTGTCTGATTTATCAATGTGTGATCGATTTGTGTACAAAAGTGTGAAGTCGCACTCTTGTAGTCTTTTTGTAACACGGTAAAGTAACCGCCATCAGCTAGGAGCTGACTTAGATATGGATGATCATCTAGTCTAACGGTATAGACAGAAATGGATCAGGCTAGGACAGCCCAGTAACAAGGTGTTAGAAAAGGATAGCCAAAACTCATCAGGATGATGAACAACAAACAAATTTGGCATGGAAAGCACCAATAACAAATGGAGATTTGTGTACCGAGTTGAGTATGCAAATTTTGGCCGATATAGGCAGATTTAGAGAGCGATAGGTTTTCCTATCGCTTTTTTTATTGATTTGATGAAAAAACACCCAATACCTCTCCACTATAAACTCAGTTTCTGGTATGTTTCGCATCCCTGTTTAAGGATGTGCTATGTATACTTGTCCCTTATGCCATCACCAAGGCGTGAATCACTATTTTGAAGACAAACGCAGAGCCTATCTGCAGTGTCAGCAATGTGAACTGGTATTTGTTAAACCTGAACAAAGGTTAGAAGCAAAAGAAGAAAAAGCACACTATGATCTCCATGAGAACGATCCTAGTGATGCAGGCTATCGCCGTTTTTTATCTCGCATCGCAGATCCTCTAACAGACAAAATTTCATCTAACTCACAAGGGTTGGATTTTGGTTGTGGCCCAGGCCCTACGCTATCTATTATGTTAGAAGAAGCCGGACACACCATGGAGTTGTACGATATCTATTACCATCCAGAGACTTCTGTGTTGGAAAAAACGTATGACTTTATGACTGCCACGGAGGTGATAGAGCATCTTTATCATCCAGACAAAGTGTGGCAGCAATGGTTGAATTTAGTTAAACCCAAGGGCTGGATTGGTCTTATGACTAAACTAGTAATAGACGTAGATGCGTTTGCTGGTTGGCACTACAAGAATGACCCGACACATGTCGTCTTCTTTAGTCGTCAAACATTCCAGTTTTTGGCAGAGCGGGATAAGCTCGAACTAGAATTTTTTGGAAATGATGTAATTTTACTGAGGAAAGTGCAGTAATGGGTCGTAGTAAGAAATCAAGAAAACCAGGAGCACTTGGCGCTCCGGAACCTATGGTTACTCGTAACCGTAGTGAATCTGATGTTGAAGGTCGTGAACGTAAGCGTGTTAAAAAGCGTAAAGGCCTTAAGTCTGGCAGCCGTCATTCAGATGGTAGCGAAGCAAAACAGCGTAAAGCTGCACAAGCTCGCGACCCTCGTTTAGGCAGCAAGAAAAAAATCCCGCTGATCGTTGAACCAGCGAAGAAGCCGACTAAACAAGAGCGCAAGCTATCTAACGAACAAGAGTTAGAGATGCTTGAGAATGATGCTCAACTGAACACACTGCTAGATCGTATCGAAAATGGTGAAAACCTAGGTGCTGGTCTGCAGAAGTTTGTTGATGAGAAACTTGATCGTATCGAACACCTAATGGGCCGCTTAGGTCTACTAGAGCCAGAAGACGATGAAGAAGAAATCTTCGAAGAAGCACCGGTTGCATCTAAGAAGAAAGCGAGCTCTGACGAAGACTTGCTATCTCAATTCGAAGATTTCGATTTAGACAGCTTTAAAGGTTAATAGCCAATGAACGTAACCTTATTAGCAATTGCTGGTGGAATTATCATTCTCGGCTTGGGCTCTTACGCAGGTTACCTTCTACTTCAAGTGAAGAAGCAGACGGAGTTGCAAAAGCAGCATCAAGCACTAGCCATTGAAAAACGTAACGCGACGATTTACGACAACGTAAATACTTTGTGCTTAGCGGGCATTCAAGGACAATGTGACTTACCTGAGATCAGTATCCGAGTATGTATCATTATGGATAATGTTCAGGGTGATGAGCGTGTCGATTTTGATTCTGAATATCCTGCTCTTTCTGAGCTGTACCATATCGTAAAAGATATGGCTCGCGGAGATGCAAGACAGGAACTGACGAAGAAAGAACGCATGCAGCAGAATCTCACGCGCCATAAGGCAGAGACTCGCTTGAATGATGCGGTCATTGAAGATCTGAAAAGGTTGCAAGAGAAGGTTAAACCTCTCAACAACCAAATCAACATTCAGATGATCTAGTCGCTAGACTATTTAAAATAGAGGCTTGTTTAATACAGGGTGTTCTTAAGACACCTTATCTATGTAGATAGTGTTAAATGAGCCTTCTTACCTTTGCGTCTCGTTAATCCCGACGCTTTGTTAGTGATCAAGCTAGCAGTTCTGAGTTTTTGTCTAAAAAATTGATTTTGTCTTGGAACGACCTTACAGGTCGTGTGGCAAAATAACCCGTCTATATTTTAATGTATGTAAAATGATTTGAGAGACCTTAGGTTCTCGCGGATCTAAATTGGAAATACCGCTATGTCGAGCAAGCCAGTAACAACGAATCAGCAAATCGTTTGGGATCAAGAGATCTTGAACAAGTACAACTATTCGGGACCTCGTTACACCTCATACCCAACTGCGTTGGAGTTTCATGAAGCGTTTACCGTCGCTGATTACGACATGGCGTGTACTCAATACCCTGAGCGTCCACTTTCTCTTTACGTGCATATCCCGTTCTGCCACAAGCTTTGTTACTACTGTGGTTGTAATAAAGTCATTACTCGTCACTCGCATAAAGCGGATGAGTACCTTGATGTGATTGAACATGAAATCCGCCAACGCGCCTCTTTATTGAATGGCCGTGAAGTGACGCAATTGCACTTCGGTGGTGGTACGCCAACGTTTTTGACCAAGACACAAATCACTCGCTTGATGATGATTTTGCGTGATGAATTTAATTTCACCGATGACGCTGAAATCAGCATTGAAGTTGACCCGCGTGAGATTGAGCTAGACGTACTTGATCACCTGCGTAGTGAAGGCTTTAACCGCCTGAGCATTGGTGTTCAAGACTTCAACAAAGAAGTGCAAAAGCTGGTTAACCGTGAGCAAGATGAAGAGTTCATCATTGCGATGGTTCAACGTGCGAAAGAACTGGGTTTCCGCTCAACTAACCTTGATTTAATTTACGGCCTACCAAAGCAAACTCAAGCTTTGTTCGCTGAAACATTGAAGCAAGTGCTAGAGATGAAACCAGGTCGTTTATCGGTATTTAACTACGCACACATGCCTCAGCTGTTTGCTGCGCAGCGTAAGATAAAAGATGAAGACCTGCCAGAAGCAAAAGAGAAAATGGCTATCCTGCAAGATACTATCGAGACTCTAACGGGGGCGGGTTACCAGTTCATCGGTATGGACCACTTCGCACTACCTGAAGACGAGCTTGCGGTTGCACAGCGTGAAGGCATTCTGCATCGTAACTTCCAAGGCTACACCACCCAAGGCGAAGCTGACCTAATTGGCTTTGGTGTTTCTGCGATCTCTATGGTGGGTGATGCTTACGCACAAAACCAAAAAGAGCTGAAGAAATACTACGCTCAGGTGAATGACCTGCGCCACGCACTTTGGAAAGGTGTGGCACTTGATAGCGATGACCTTCTACGTCGTGAAGTGATCAAGCAGCTTATCTGTAACTTTAAGCTGGATAAGACCATGATCGAATCTGAGTTCTCGGTTAACTTTAATCGTTACTTCAAGGAAGACTTAGAGCTTCTACAAACCTTCATTAACGATGAGCTGGTTGAAGTCGATGACAAAGAGATCCGCGTGACTCTGCGTGGCCGTTTGCTGATTCGTAACATCTGTATGTGTTTCGATAAATACCTGCGCGCTAAGGCTCGCCAACAGCAATTCTCTCGCGTCATCTAATTGCTCGATAGAGAATAGAATAATAAAAAATGCCAGCAATCATGCTGGCATTTTTGTATCTGACTTATTCGATTCTTGTCTGACTTAGGAGAGGCTCTCTTCGGCATTTTGTTTGACCTTGGCATGTTGCTTGGTGTTGCTGAGGTCGGTTGGCCATTGGTCAAATGGAACTGGACGACTGTATAAGAAGCCTTGAGCAAGCGGGCACTGCAGTTGCTTGAGGAGTTCAGCCTGTTGCTGTGTTTCAACGCCTTCTGCCACCAAGCTTACTTTGAAACCTTTAGTGATATTAACGATGGCCGCGACGATGGAGCTGTCGAGGCTCTCTTTGTTGAGCTTGCTAACGAAGCTACGATCGATCTTCAGGCAATCAAATGGCAGCTTTTGCAGATAGGCTAGGGAAGAGTAGCCAGTACCAAAATCATCAATTGCGATTGAGATCCCTAATGCCTTTAATGTCAGCATGTTATCGATGATGGTCGGGTCGTTGTCGACGATACGTGATTCGGTGATCTCTAGTGTCAGGTTACTCGCTGGCAGCTTGGTGTCTCGCAGTGTGCCTTTTACTTGTTCAACAAAGCCACTTTCGCTTAGCTGGTCGACTGATAGATTGACGTGAATCGAGAAGTCTTTGCTCCACTTTCCTGACTCAATCGCGATGGCTGTATCTCGACAGGACTTATGCAGAATTTGTTTTCCGATATCGTAAATGAGCCCGTTCTCTTCCGCGAGGGGAATAAACTCGAGCGGAGAGATCACCCCTTCATCGGTTATCCAGCGTGCTAAAGCTTCTGCCCCTATGGTTGAGCCGGATTCCAGATCAATAATAGGCTGGTAAAACGGTTCGAACTGTTGAAGCTCAATCGCTCGGTTCATTCGCGTTAGCATCTTGGTGCGATGTCTCGATGCGTTACCCATCTCAGGGCTGTAAATGCTGACACTGGTTTTGTCTTGTTTCGCGTTGCTCAGTGCAATGCTGCTGCTGCGTAATAGGAGTGTAATGTCGTGGAGATTCGAGACATTCACTATTCCCATCGATACCTTAATCACCACGCTTTCCGATTCCATTGAAAATGGGGAGGCGAAGGTTTGAAGTAAGCGGTTAGTCAGTAGCTGAACATCATCGCTTTGCGTAACGTTTGGCGCGTAGATGGCAAACTCATCACCACCAGTTCGAGCTAGCAGGTATTCGGATGGCAGTGTGCCTCTTAAACGAGCGGCCGCAATGATAAGTAGCTGATCACCATTGTAATGACCAAGGCTGTCATTGATGTCTCGAAAGCGATCGATACCAATCAGATACAGCGTGCCTTCTTCGTTGTCAGGGTGTTTCTTGGCCGCATCAATAAAGCCTTCACGGCTGTATAGCTTGGTTAATGAATCATAGGTAAGCTGAGACTGTAATGCGTGAAACGAGGCCTTTAAGTTGTTGGCCATTTCATTGAATGACTCCACTAACATGCTGGTTTCATAGATATGCCCCGTCTTTGGCATACTCGTGTCCCAATCGCCATTAGCAAGGCGTTTGGCTGCATCTGCTGTCGAGGTGATGGGTTGGGTTACGCGATTAAAGGCAACTAATCCTGCAATGACCCCAAGGCAACTCAGTGCTAGCCCGAGCAACCAACTGTTTCTTTGATTTTCTGGCAATTCACCGAGCAGATAGCTTTCAGGGATCGAAACCCCAATAAACCACGTGAGGCCATGCTCATCTTCGTAGGGGGTGATTTGGTTGAAGTATCGTTCGTTGTCTAGGCGGAAGTTAAAGCGCTGCTCGCCCAAATTATCGATTAGGTGGAATTGGTCTACGTAGCTAGCACTTTCACGTATGACTGGGTTAGCACTCTCTGTTGCCAGTAAGCGTTGGCCTTTGTCAGTTTTTCCTGTTCCCCATGAAACGACACTGCCTCCGCCTGAGTGCGCGACCAAGCGTTGCTGCTTATCGATGATATAAACAGAGGCATCTGTTCTATCTTTGAGTTTTCTGAGAAACGCATTGAAGGTATTAATCTTGATGTCGCTGACGACGACGGCTTTGAATTCATTATCATCATAGATAGGCGCGAGAGCAGATAAGGTGATTTCTTGGCGTTCGTCAGCATTAGCATAAATTGGTGACCATACTGCTTTTTTCTGTGTCGCAACGGGAGTGTACCAAGGACGGATTCTTGGATCGTAACCTGATATCACCGATCGAATGTCTTCACTAATATTGCTGCCACGGTAAATGACCAACTGATCATTGGTGCGTTCGTCTTGCACCATCAAGGTGTAGCCTTTGTTGGCTTCTTTACGGAAACCGACGTAGTTACCATCTTCAGAACCAAAGCCGATCACATCGAGTTGAGGTACAGCAGTGTAATGGTCTGAAAACGTATAAAAAATATAGTCTTGGACCTTACTAAGGTTGCCCGCTTGATAAAGATGGTGGTAGCCGATGTTATGACTGAGCGAGAGGTTCGCGTGAAATGGCTTTTCTAAAAAATTAGACAGGCTTTGATGAACATTGTCAGTCAGTGATGTCAGTTGGCGTGCACTAACATCACTCACCATCTCTTTGTAGCTTAGCTTTTGAGTGAAAACCATTACGCCCATAGTGAACAGAAAAATCATCACGAATGGCAGAACCACTGCGGATCTCAAAGTAATTTGTGTTTTCAAAGACATCTTTAGCTACAATTTTGGTGAATAGTGTACTGTAATTGTACCGACACTATCCAAACCAAGCGACACTTTTTTGGTTAAAAAGTAGCTGCATCGAGAATCATATAAGGTCTAGTACAGTTCTTTGAGTTTACGAGTTAGGGTATTTCTTCCCCATCCCAAAACCTTAGCTGCGTCCTGTTTATGACCATTAGTATGGTGGAGTGCAGCCTCTAGCAGTATACGTTCAAACTCTGGCAGAGCATAAGTCAGCAGCTCTTTTTCTCCTGAATCAAGCGCACACTTTGCCCAATTAGCGAGCAGTTGTTGCCAGTTATCTCCGGTACCAGAAGTGGTCACGACTTTCTCTTCCAACAGCTCTGGTGGCAGGTCTGAAGGGAGAATTTCGCTTCCGCTCGCCATCACGGTGAGCCAACGACAAATGTTCTCAAGCTGACGCACGTTACCTGGCCAATTGAGCTGGTTGAGCTTCAAAATGGTCTCAGGATGCAGTGTCTTCACTTCTACACCGAGCTCTTCGGCGGCGGATGCTAGGAAGTGATGAGTCAGCTTTTCAATGTCTTGTTTACGTTCACGCAGTGCCGGGATATGGATTCGGATAACGTTGAGTCGGTGGAAAAGGTCTTCACGGAAGTCGCCTTCATGCACCAATCGTTCAAGATCTTGGTGGGTTGCGGCAACGATACGAACGTCAACCTTAACCGCAGAGTGTCCACCGACACGATAAAATTGGCCATCAGAAAGTACACGTAGTAAGCGAGTTTGAATATCGAGTGGCATATCGCCGATCTCATCAAGAAACAGTGTACCGCCGTTGGCTTGTTCGAAGCGCCCTTGGCGAACGCTGTTAGCCCCAGTAAAGGCGCCTTTCTCGTGGCCAAACAGTTCAGACTCGATCAGATCTTTGGGAATTGCTGCCATGTTCAAGGCAATGAAGGGTTTCTTAGCTCTTGGGCTGTGACGATGCAGAGCGTGAGCGACCAATTCTTTACCGGTACCTGACTCACCGTTAATAAGAACCGAAATGGACGAACGAGATAAACGACCAATAGCGCGGAAAACTTCCTGCATCGCAGGTGCTTCACCGATGATTTCTGGTGCGTTGGTGTCTTCAGCGACTTCACTGGCTTGCTCGCGTTTCTGCTCTTGGCTGTGCGCGATTGCTCGTTCTACTAGAGTCAATGTCTCATCAATATCGAACGGCTTTGGTAGATATTCAAAGGCGCCTTTTTGATAAGCATTCACCGCCGCATCAAGGTCTGAGTGCGCGGTCATAATGATCACGGGCAGGTCGGGAGAGCGCTGGTGAACTTGTTGTAACAGCTCAATTCCGTCAATGCCAGGCATGCGAATATCAGACACCAATACGTCAGGTGTCTCACGCTCAAGCGCAAGTAACACGCTCTCGGCATCAGCAAATGTTTCACACTTTATATCCGCAGATGAAAGTGTTTTCTCTACTACCCAACGGATAGAGCTGTCGTCATCGACGACCCAAACGTATCCCTTACTCATAATTCAATTCCTTTGCAGCCAAATCTATTGTGATAATCATTGTTGTTTTTATGATGTCTTAATCTTTGTGTTACCGAGTTAAGCTTTTCATCTCGCTGTCTAATCGCGAAGTTCTGGTGACCTAAATCGGAAGGTAAATCGTGAATGTGGTGTTGCCCGGCCAGCTTTCAACATCAATTTTCCCATTGTGTTGATCGATCAGGTTTTGAGAAATCGATAGCCCCAGCCCCGTTCCACCTTCTCGTCCGCTGACCATTGGATAAAACAGGGTGTCTTTTAAATCATCGGGGATACCCGGACCGTTATCGCTGATCTCAATACGAGCCGCGAGTTTGTGTCGCTGCCCATGAATATTTGCTTGATGCACCGTTCTGGTGCGAATAGTGATTTTTCCAGAATCCTGAGTCTTTAAAATCTGCGCTGCGTTGCTCACAATATTGAGCATCGCTTGTTCAACCTGTGCCGAATCCATCAAGATGTCCGGTAGGCTAGGGTCGTAATCCCTTTCAATAGCCAGTGTTGAGCCTGATTCAAGCTCTACCAACTGTCTTACTTTCTCAAGTATCTGATGGAGGTTCTCTTCTGACTTAGTCCCCGGCTTCTGAGGGCCAAGCAAGCGGTCGACCAAAGCCCTTAGGCGGTCGGCTTGCTCAATAATGATCTGGGTATATTCATTAAGAGACTGATCAGGAAGCATTTTTCCAAGTAACTGCGCCGCACCTCTTAAGCCTCCTAATGGGTTCTTAATTTCATGTGCTAACCCGCGTACTAGCAACTTAGCCGCTTGTTGTTGTGCATGTTGGTTGAGTTCTTGGCTAAGACGTCTTTGCTGGTCTATCTTGCGCATCTCTACCAATAGCAAGGTTTCACGTTGCCAAGATATTGGGCTAACTGTGACTTCAAGCATCAGTGGGCGATTATCGACAACAAAGGTAACGTCACTGTCGGTAATGCTCTGGCCACTTTGCAGAGGTTGTGTCAGGAGGGCTAAATCGAGAGAGGCATGTTGGATGAGTTGACTCAATGGATGATCAACGATGCGTCTCGCGCTTTGTGAAAAGAGTTGTTCAGCCGATGGGTTGGCGTATCGCACATACAGTTGTTCATCGAGCATCAATGTCGAGGTCACCATATTGTCGAGAATGGCGCTGGAAAGTTGATGTGTATCTATGCTGTCGCGTTTCGCTGATCGATTCACTATTTCGTCCTTGAACTGGTGTTTTCTTGCTGCACCAATTTGGTGCGTAGCTAAGTTCAAGTATGGCGCATATCAATCAGAAGCTAAAGTTAATTCATTAAAGCTGCTGAGAACAGGTGAAAAGTTGAGGTAATTCAGTCTCTTTTAACACACAGGCCTACTTGATCGTCGCTCGATGTAAATACACGGTGACTGGACTAGTAGATGCAATAAGCTTGCCGCTTCTATGTGCTTGAATTGCAATGGTGTGAGTACCTCGATCGATGTCTTTTAATTCCCAAATAGGTTGGGTCTGTGGGGCGCCATATCGACGGCCATCAAGTATCAATTGAAATTGCTCCCCTATACCAAGTTTTCGGTTGAGATCTATCTGAATCGGGATTAAGCCACGGTTGCTACGAATAGTTTGATCATGAATTGGAGTCAGCATGGTAAGGGCTAATTGAGTGGGAACCTCGCGTTCTGTGGTTTCTGTTCCTGCTTGATTTTTATCTGGCGCTGCCGTTTTAGTTGTAGATGAAGCCGCGGCGTCAACCGGAGTAGAGGCTTCAAATTTAGGGGCGGGTGCTGAAGCTTGCACATCTGGCAGGCGAAGGGCCTCGGCATCTTGATCGCTAGGGTTATCACTAAAGTGGAGCACGCCATCTTCATCTACCCAGGTATACACCGTTTGAGCAGAGCATGAGAGTGCGACTGTTAACCCGATCAGGAACAGTATATTTTTCATATCTTTAGCCTCTTTTCACTGCTAGGTGATTTCACGTTTGGCGTTGGTTTTATTGTATTTAGCGCGACAGCCTCTGAGGACTTTTGTCTAAGGTATGGTACGAGGAGGGGAGCGTCGAGAGAATATAAAAAAGGCCCACCTGCGAGGCGAGCCTAATATTTTTTAGCACTTCTTACATGTTGCAGTAAGAGTTACTACACGATTATTAATCGAGGATTAAACTGAGTAGTACAGTTCAAACTCAAGTGGGTGTGTAGCCATGTTCACGCGTTGTACGTCGTCAGATTTCAGAGTGATGTAAGAATCGATGAAATCGTCAGAGAATACGCCGCCAGCTGTTAGGAACTCACGGTCTTCGCTAAGCGCTGCTAGAGCTTGTTGTAGAGATTCTGCAACTGTTGGGATCTCAGCTGCTTCTTCTGCAGGAAGGTCGTATAGATCTTTATCCATAGCTTCGCCTGGGTGAATCTTGTTCTTGATACCGTCAAGGCCAGCCATAAGCATTGCTGAGTAGCATAGGTATGGGTTAGCTGCTGGGTCACCAAAACGTAGCTCGATACGACGTGCTTTAGGGCTTGGTACTACTGGGATACGGATAGAAGCTGAACGGTTACGTGCTGAGTAAGCAAGCATTACCGGTGCTTCGAAACCAGGTACAAGACGCTTGTACGAGTTAGTTGATGGGTTAGCAAACGCGTTGATTGCACGAGCGTGCTTGATTACACCACCGATGTAGTAAAGAGCCATTTCAGATAGGCCGCCGTACTTATCACCAGCAAACAGGTTAACGCCGTCTTTTGCTAGAGATTGGTGAACGTGCATACCAGAACCGTTGTCACCAACTAGTGGCTTAGGCATGAATGTCGCTGTTTTACCAAATGCGTGAGCAACGTTGTGTACAACGTACTTGTAGATTTGAGTTTCATCAGCTTTCGCTGTTAGCGTGTTGAAGCGAGTTGCGATTTCGTTTTGGCCCGCAGTTGCTACTTCGTGGTGGTGAGCT is a genomic window containing:
- the glnL gene encoding nitrogen regulation protein NR(II), with translation MNRSAKRDSIDTHQLSSAILDNMVTSTLMLDEQLYVRYANPSAEQLFSQSARRIVDHPLSQLIQHASLDLALLTQPLQSGQSITDSDVTFVVDNRPLMLEVTVSPISWQRETLLLVEMRKIDQQRRLSQELNQHAQQQAAKLLVRGLAHEIKNPLGGLRGAAQLLGKMLPDQSLNEYTQIIIEQADRLRALVDRLLGPQKPGTKSEENLHQILEKVRQLVELESGSTLAIERDYDPSLPDILMDSAQVEQAMLNIVSNAAQILKTQDSGKITIRTRTVHQANIHGQRHKLAARIEISDNGPGIPDDLKDTLFYPMVSGREGGTGLGLSISQNLIDQHNGKIDVESWPGNTTFTIYLPI
- a CDS encoding DUF4124 domain-containing protein — protein: MKNILFLIGLTVALSCSAQTVYTWVDEDGVLHFSDNPSDQDAEALRLPDVQASAPAPKFEASTPVDAAASSTTKTAAPDKNQAGTETTEREVPTQLALTMLTPIHDQTIRSNRGLIPIQIDLNRKLGIGEQFQLILDGRRYGAPQTQPIWELKDIDRGTHTIAIQAHRSGKLIASTSPVTVYLHRATIK
- the glnA gene encoding glutamate--ammonia ligase; protein product: MSVENVLSLIQENEVKFIDLRFTDTKGKEQHISIPSHQVDADFFEEGKMFDGSSVAGWKGINESDMVMMPDAASAVLDPFTEDATLNIRCDILEPATMQGYDRDPRSIAKRSEEYLRSTGIADTVLVGPEPEFFLFDDVKFSNDMSGSFFKIDDVEAAWNTGSDIEGGNKGHRPGVKGGYFPVAPVDSSQDIRSAMCLVMEEMGLVVEAHHHEVATAGQNEIATRFNTLTAKADETQIYKYVVHNVAHAFGKTATFMPKPLVGDNGSGMHVHQSLAKDGVNLFAGDKYGGLSEMALYYIGGVIKHARAINAFANPSTNSYKRLVPGFEAPVMLAYSARNRSASIRIPVVPSPKARRIELRFGDPAANPYLCYSAMLMAGLDGIKNKIHPGEAMDKDLYDLPAEEAAEIPTVAESLQQALAALSEDREFLTAGGVFSDDFIDSYITLKSDDVQRVNMATHPLEFELYYSV